A stretch of Aeromicrobium tamlense DNA encodes these proteins:
- a CDS encoding ABC transporter permease, with protein MTTHSVRWTPLSDTAALTGRSLRHVLRSPDTIITTTVMPIMFMLLFVYVFGGAMEVGTDDYVDYLLPGILLITVASGIAYTAFRLFMDLQGGIFERFQSMPIARSAVLWAHVLTSLVANLVSLAVVVGVALLMGFRSSAGVLEWLAVLGLLVLFTLALTWLAVIPGLTAKSVDGASAFAYPLIFLPFLSSAFVPTETMPGPVRAFAENQPVTSIVDALRGLLDGQPVASDVLMATAWCVALLVAAWVLATAVHRRKVRMGA; from the coding sequence ATGACCACCCACTCCGTTCGATGGACCCCCCTCAGTGACACCGCGGCCCTCACCGGCCGGTCGCTGCGGCACGTGCTGCGCAGCCCCGACACGATCATCACGACCACGGTCATGCCGATCATGTTCATGCTGCTGTTCGTCTACGTGTTCGGCGGCGCGATGGAGGTCGGCACCGACGACTACGTCGACTACCTGCTGCCCGGCATCCTGCTGATCACGGTCGCGTCCGGCATCGCCTACACGGCGTTCCGGCTGTTCATGGACCTGCAGGGCGGGATCTTCGAGCGCTTCCAGTCCATGCCGATCGCCCGGTCCGCCGTGCTGTGGGCGCACGTGCTGACCTCGCTCGTCGCGAACCTCGTCTCGCTGGCCGTCGTGGTCGGTGTGGCACTGCTGATGGGCTTCCGGTCGAGCGCCGGCGTGCTGGAGTGGCTCGCGGTGCTGGGCCTGCTGGTGCTGTTCACGCTGGCTCTCACGTGGCTCGCCGTGATCCCGGGACTGACGGCGAAGTCCGTCGACGGCGCGAGCGCGTTCGCGTACCCGCTGATCTTCCTGCCGTTCCTCAGCTCGGCGTTCGTGCCCACCGAGACGATGCCCGGACCCGTGCGCGCCTTCGCCGAGAACCAGCCGGTGACGTCGATCGTGGACGCCCTCCGCGGGCTGCTCGACGGGCAACCCGTCGCCTCGGACGTGCTGATGGCGACCGCCTGGTGCGTGGCCCTCCTGGTCGCCGCATGGGTCCTCGCGACCGCGGTCCACCGGCGGAAGGTCAGGATGGGGGCATGA
- a CDS encoding class I SAM-dependent methyltransferase, producing the protein MTSSPQPRWFTDTKPGHSQWFIERFRALEADGADLLGEARFADMLAARGSRILDAGCGTGRMAAALHEAGHTAYGVDVDPELIAAAETDHSGPTYGVADLSELALSDVGGEPVDLVMCAGNVMVFLAPGTERLVLERLCAVTRPGGRVVVGSRPGGDYAFEALDADLASLEERGIATVQHRFATWHLDPFEPGGDFAVTVLERGEAPIDVA; encoded by the coding sequence ATGACCTCCTCGCCGCAGCCCCGCTGGTTCACCGACACGAAGCCCGGCCACTCCCAGTGGTTCATCGAGCGCTTCCGGGCGCTGGAAGCCGACGGCGCCGACCTGCTCGGCGAGGCGCGGTTCGCCGACATGCTGGCGGCACGCGGATCCCGCATCCTCGACGCCGGCTGCGGCACCGGGCGGATGGCGGCGGCGCTGCACGAGGCCGGGCACACGGCCTACGGCGTCGACGTCGACCCCGAGCTGATCGCCGCCGCCGAGACCGACCACTCCGGGCCGACGTATGGCGTCGCCGACCTCAGCGAGCTGGCGCTCTCGGACGTGGGCGGCGAGCCGGTCGACCTGGTCATGTGCGCCGGGAACGTGATGGTCTTCCTCGCCCCGGGCACCGAGCGGCTGGTCCTCGAGCGGCTGTGCGCGGTCACCCGTCCCGGCGGTCGCGTGGTGGTCGGCTCGCGCCCCGGAGGCGACTACGCGTTCGAGGCCCTCGACGCCGACCTCGCCTCGCTGGAGGAACGCGGCATCGCCACCGTCCAGCACCGCTTCGCCACGTGGCACCTCGACCCGTTCGAGCCCGGCGGCGACTTCGCCGTCACGGTCCTGGAGCGCGGAGAGGCGCCGATCGACGTAGCGTGA
- a CDS encoding MarR family winged helix-turn-helix transcriptional regulator: protein MAEWLDDEEQRTWRALLAMHDDLMAELAQGLKANADLSAADYAVLAHLSEEADGVLRARELRCRLRWEKSRLAHQVRRMEQRGLVRRDACVEDGRAPLVALTEDGWATVRSAAPAHVAQVRDLFFDALSPSQLEALRDAAEAVVGRLSARSGASSASDR, encoded by the coding sequence GTGGCTGAGTGGCTCGACGACGAGGAGCAGCGCACGTGGCGCGCACTGCTCGCGATGCACGACGACCTGATGGCCGAGCTGGCGCAGGGCCTGAAGGCGAACGCCGACCTCTCGGCGGCCGACTACGCCGTGCTGGCGCACCTCTCCGAGGAGGCCGATGGCGTCCTGCGAGCGCGCGAGCTGCGCTGCCGCCTCCGCTGGGAGAAGAGCCGTCTCGCGCATCAGGTCCGGCGCATGGAGCAGCGCGGCCTGGTGCGCCGCGACGCGTGCGTGGAGGACGGACGCGCGCCCCTCGTGGCGCTCACCGAGGACGGCTGGGCGACCGTCCGCTCCGCCGCGCCGGCGCACGTGGCGCAGGTGCGCGACCTGTTCTTCGACGCGCTGAGTCCCTCACAGCTGGAGGCGCTGCGCGACGCGGCGGAGGCGGTGGTCGGTCGACTCAGTGCCCGATCAGGGGCTTCTTCGGCGTCAGACCGCTGA
- a CDS encoding LLM class flavin-dependent oxidoreductase, protein MTDTTAYGHDLLFGTFVTPANRPVQHAVEQAVVADRAGLDLVTFQDHPYVAKFHDTSTLLAYVAARTERVRLAANVTSLPLRPPAVLARAVATLDQLSGGRIELGLGAGAFWDGIVAMGGPRRTPGESIEALEEAIEIIRGIWDAENGAVLSVRGKHYDVHGAKRGPAPAHPVGIWVGAYKPRILRMTGRVADGWLPSLSYLEGGASDLADMNRRIDDAAVGAGRDPRDIRRLLNIGPDLPAEQLADIALSYGTSGFIVASDDTATTERFAAEIAPAVRELVNRG, encoded by the coding sequence ATGACCGACACCACCGCCTACGGCCACGACCTGCTGTTCGGCACCTTCGTCACCCCGGCGAACCGGCCCGTCCAGCACGCCGTCGAGCAGGCGGTCGTGGCCGACCGCGCGGGTCTCGACCTCGTGACCTTCCAGGACCACCCGTACGTCGCGAAGTTCCACGACACCTCCACCCTGCTGGCCTATGTGGCGGCCAGAACCGAGCGGGTCCGGCTGGCGGCGAACGTCACGAGCCTGCCGCTGCGGCCGCCGGCCGTGCTGGCCCGCGCGGTCGCCACGCTCGACCAGCTCAGCGGTGGCCGCATCGAGCTCGGGCTCGGCGCCGGCGCGTTCTGGGACGGCATCGTGGCGATGGGTGGCCCACGCCGCACCCCGGGCGAGTCGATCGAAGCGCTCGAGGAGGCCATCGAGATCATCCGGGGCATCTGGGACGCGGAGAACGGCGCCGTGCTCTCGGTGCGCGGCAAGCACTACGACGTGCACGGCGCGAAGCGCGGCCCGGCGCCGGCGCACCCGGTGGGCATCTGGGTCGGCGCGTACAAGCCGCGGATCCTGCGGATGACGGGACGGGTCGCCGACGGCTGGCTGCCCTCGCTGTCGTACCTCGAGGGTGGCGCGTCGGACCTGGCCGACATGAACCGGCGCATCGACGACGCCGCCGTCGGCGCGGGGCGCGACCCGCGCGACATCCGTCGACTGCTCAACATCGGGCCTGACCTGCCGGCCGAGCAGCTGGCGGACATCGCGCTGTCCTACGGCACGAGTGGGTTCATCGTCGCGTCCGATGACACCGCCACGACCGAGCGGTTCGCGGCCGAGATCGCCCCCGCCGTGCGCGAGCTGGTCAATCGTGGCTGA
- a CDS encoding FAD-binding oxidoreductase, protein MSTYANGRPLRFGVEATAATAHLVDALGYDFALLTDDDALTTAAWAAARTEALHLVARVDAGERTPEMLAHAVGTLERLSGGRIEVVSPVWPRDDASAVPITTESIAELAALALEHDTFVLRADEPAMRTFAVEILPKVREAIEGPRRRALRRPGIGYDHVPEELAHRVVEPGDPEFPGLRSTYLRGGDPGLVLRPTNADEVASAIAFARTHRHLPLGIRSGGHGISGRSTNDGGLVIDLGRMNAITVLDEATRLVRIEPGARWRDVATALQPHGWALSSGDYGGVGVGGLATAGGIGFLGRAHGLTIDHLRAVEMVLADGRLVRATADEHEELFWAARGAGANFGIAVAFEFEVDEVADVGWAQLAFRAPDPAAYLESFGRVVADLPRETTPFLILGQGMAQVMAMVDSSDPDVIVSQLQPFAEAAPLVQQQVVVAPYAAVMNMFPETPHHGRGEPVSRSVLAREMTPGLASASADLINSGASHFFQVRTVGGAVADVPSDATAYAHRDATYSITAMGSNAQRLDYWFDSVRRQSDGLYLSFESSDDPARLADAFPPATLARLRRLKAELDPDNLFRDNFNIDVPETRSAS, encoded by the coding sequence GTGTCAACCTATGCGAACGGCCGGCCGCTCCGGTTCGGCGTCGAGGCCACGGCAGCGACGGCCCACCTCGTCGACGCGCTCGGCTACGACTTCGCCCTCCTGACCGACGACGACGCGCTCACTACGGCGGCCTGGGCGGCTGCGCGCACCGAGGCGCTGCACCTCGTGGCGCGCGTCGACGCGGGCGAGCGGACGCCCGAGATGCTCGCCCATGCCGTGGGCACCCTCGAGCGACTCTCGGGCGGCCGCATCGAGGTCGTCAGCCCGGTCTGGCCACGTGACGACGCGAGCGCGGTCCCGATCACCACGGAGAGCATCGCCGAGCTGGCGGCGCTCGCGCTCGAGCACGACACGTTCGTCCTCCGGGCGGACGAGCCGGCGATGCGCACGTTCGCCGTGGAGATCCTGCCGAAGGTGCGCGAGGCCATCGAGGGACCGCGCCGACGCGCCCTGCGGCGCCCCGGCATCGGCTACGACCACGTCCCGGAGGAGCTTGCGCACCGGGTCGTCGAGCCCGGCGATCCGGAGTTCCCCGGGCTCCGATCGACCTATCTGCGCGGCGGCGATCCCGGCCTCGTCCTGCGTCCGACGAACGCCGACGAGGTCGCCAGCGCGATCGCCTTCGCGCGCACCCACCGCCACCTGCCGCTGGGGATCCGAAGCGGCGGACACGGCATCAGCGGCCGCTCGACGAACGACGGCGGCCTCGTCATCGACCTCGGTCGGATGAACGCGATCACGGTCCTCGACGAGGCCACCCGGCTCGTCCGCATCGAGCCCGGCGCGCGCTGGCGCGACGTCGCGACGGCGCTCCAGCCGCACGGCTGGGCCCTGAGCTCGGGCGACTACGGCGGAGTGGGCGTCGGCGGACTCGCCACGGCCGGCGGCATCGGCTTCCTCGGCCGTGCGCACGGCCTGACCATCGACCACCTGCGCGCCGTCGAGATGGTGCTCGCCGACGGCCGTCTCGTGCGCGCGACGGCGGACGAGCACGAGGAGCTGTTCTGGGCGGCCCGCGGTGCCGGGGCCAACTTCGGCATCGCCGTCGCCTTCGAGTTCGAGGTGGACGAGGTCGCCGACGTCGGCTGGGCGCAGCTGGCGTTCCGTGCCCCCGATCCCGCTGCCTACCTCGAGTCGTTCGGTCGCGTCGTGGCCGACCTGCCCCGCGAGACCACGCCGTTCCTCATCCTCGGTCAGGGCATGGCGCAGGTGATGGCGATGGTCGACTCGTCCGACCCCGACGTCATCGTGAGCCAGCTGCAGCCGTTCGCCGAGGCCGCGCCGCTCGTGCAGCAGCAGGTCGTCGTCGCGCCGTATGCGGCGGTGATGAACATGTTTCCCGAGACGCCGCACCACGGTCGCGGCGAACCCGTCTCGCGCTCGGTCCTGGCCCGCGAGATGACGCCCGGACTCGCGTCCGCCTCGGCCGACCTGATCAACAGCGGTGCCTCGCACTTCTTCCAGGTCCGCACCGTCGGCGGTGCCGTCGCCGACGTGCCGTCGGACGCCACGGCCTACGCCCACCGCGACGCGACCTACTCGATCACCGCGATGGGCTCGAACGCCCAACGGCTCGACTACTGGTTCGACTCCGTGCGCCGCCAGTCCGACGGGCTCTACCTGAGCTTCGAGAGCAGTGACGATCCGGCGCGGCTCGCCGACGCGTTCCCGCCGGCGACGCTCGCGCGACTACGGCGGCTGAAGGCCGAGCTCGACCCGGACAACCTCTTCCGCGACAACTTCAACATCGACGTCCCCGAGACCAGGAGCGCCTCATGA
- a CDS encoding dihydrofolate reductase family protein gives MSVRVDLNISLDGFATTTDGTPDDPIGQDWMRLVAAYAATRTFRERVFGDTSGEGTTGVDDRYAAAYFEGIAAEVMGAGMFGLHTFPDDPDWRGWWGEEPPFRVPVFVLTHTPRADIEFENGTVFHFLSATPQEALDRATEAANGGDVRIGGGASTVREFLRAGLVDRLHVGITPMILGDGIRLWDDLRGLELTHDPHTETAESGVVHVTFSRRAT, from the coding sequence ATGAGCGTGCGCGTGGATCTGAACATCTCCCTCGACGGCTTCGCCACCACCACCGACGGGACGCCGGACGACCCGATCGGGCAGGACTGGATGCGCCTCGTCGCCGCCTACGCCGCGACGCGCACGTTCCGCGAGCGTGTGTTCGGCGACACCAGCGGCGAGGGCACCACCGGCGTCGACGACCGGTACGCCGCCGCCTACTTCGAGGGCATCGCGGCCGAGGTCATGGGCGCCGGCATGTTCGGCCTCCACACCTTCCCCGACGATCCGGACTGGCGCGGCTGGTGGGGTGAGGAGCCGCCGTTCCGCGTCCCGGTGTTCGTCCTGACGCACACGCCGCGCGCCGACATCGAGTTCGAGAACGGCACGGTCTTCCACTTCCTCTCCGCCACGCCGCAGGAGGCGCTCGACCGGGCGACGGAAGCGGCGAACGGGGGCGACGTGCGCATCGGCGGCGGCGCGTCGACCGTGCGCGAGTTCCTCAGGGCGGGGCTCGTCGACCGGCTCCACGTGGGCATCACGCCGATGATCCTGGGCGACGGCATCCGACTGTGGGACGACCTGCGCGGCCTCGAGCTGACCCACGACCCGCACACCGAGACCGCCGAGAGCGGTGTCGTGCACGTGACCTTCTCACGCAGGGCCACGTAA